One genomic region from Reichenbachiella ulvae encodes:
- a CDS encoding SMP-30/gluconolactonase/LRE family protein, with protein MKKLLTLLVLLSSLQIHAQQSLGIFDNHLDIGSSKNEGFAFYDASNQTYTLGGSGVNVWGTNDQFHYLWTTIQGDFILRAEVEFHGQGVDPHRKAGWMVKNDLESNTAHVNACTHGDGLTSLQHRKETNGETSEKVSQDSSVQMIQLERRGDTFIMSTAQFGSEPTEVQLDSMPMDTEVYVGLYVCAHNPDITETVTFRNVRISRPAPEDLVPYQDYLGSRLELLDIETGHRTLLTESAHSIQAPNWTPDGQTLIYNSKGRLYNYDLESGNISSLNTGFAINNNNDHVLTFDGTKMGISHHNADDEGNSSIYYLPIEGSDQPIKVTKSGVGASYLHGWSPDESKMIFTGHRKGQYDIYQVDVKTGKETQLTNEKTLDDGSEYSPDGKYIFFNSVRTGTMQLWRMDANGKNPKQLTFDEYNDWFPHVSPDKKWIVFISFPKDINPNDHPFYKRCLIRLMPHEGGEPKVIGYIYGGQGSMNVPNWSPDSKKIALVTNTDN; from the coding sequence TTTGCCTTTTATGATGCTTCTAATCAGACCTACACACTTGGGGGGTCTGGTGTCAATGTTTGGGGCACCAATGATCAATTCCATTATTTATGGACTACTATTCAGGGTGATTTCATTCTTAGGGCCGAAGTGGAATTCCACGGTCAGGGCGTAGATCCTCACAGGAAGGCAGGATGGATGGTAAAAAACGATTTGGAAAGCAATACTGCCCATGTCAATGCCTGTACACACGGCGATGGACTTACGTCATTGCAACATCGCAAAGAGACCAATGGAGAAACATCAGAGAAGGTGTCTCAAGATTCATCAGTTCAAATGATTCAGCTCGAACGCCGGGGCGATACATTCATCATGTCTACAGCTCAATTCGGTTCAGAACCTACCGAAGTGCAATTGGACAGCATGCCAATGGACACTGAGGTATATGTCGGACTCTACGTATGTGCGCACAATCCAGACATTACGGAGACGGTTACTTTTAGAAATGTCAGAATCTCTCGTCCAGCTCCCGAAGATTTGGTTCCTTATCAAGATTATTTAGGCAGTCGATTAGAGCTTTTGGATATCGAAACTGGGCATAGAACATTGCTCACAGAATCTGCACATTCCATTCAAGCACCTAATTGGACACCTGATGGTCAGACACTGATCTACAACTCTAAAGGTCGATTATACAACTATGACTTAGAATCTGGAAATATATCATCGCTCAACACAGGCTTTGCCATCAACAACAACAATGACCATGTCCTGACCTTTGATGGAACCAAAATGGGTATCAGTCATCACAATGCAGATGACGAAGGCAATTCGAGCATCTATTATCTACCTATCGAAGGAAGCGATCAACCTATTAAAGTCACAAAATCTGGAGTGGGCGCCTCCTACCTTCACGGCTGGTCACCCGATGAAAGCAAAATGATATTTACAGGTCACCGCAAAGGACAATATGACATCTATCAAGTGGATGTAAAGACGGGTAAAGAAACCCAACTGACGAACGAAAAAACACTGGACGATGGCTCAGAATACAGTCCGGATGGCAAATACATCTTCTTCAATTCGGTCAGGACTGGGACCATGCAACTTTGGAGAATGGATGCCAATGGCAAAAACCCAAAACAATTGACCTTTGATGAGTACAACGACTGGTTTCCTCATGTCAGCCCTGACAAGAAATGGATCGTATTCATTTCATTCCCAAAGGACATCAATCCTAATGATCATCCATTTTACAAACGTTGTTTGATACGTCTGATGCCACATGAAGGAGGTGAGCCCAAGGTGATAGGCTATATTTATGGAGGGCAAGGAAGCATGAATGTACCTAACTGGTCACCAGACAGCAAAAAAATCGCACTGGTCACTAACACTGACAATTAA
- a CDS encoding phytoene desaturase family protein, whose translation MPKNYSKFSPNLDKGPYDHIIIGSGIGSLTLATMLARCGRKVAIFERHYVPGGFTHAFKRKNGFQWDVGVHYMGNMTKKDGLRKIMDFLTNHRLEWEPMGDIYDVVYIEGDKYEFPAGKENFRTQMKGYFPDDSEAIDQYLDLIDRTNRKGSAFFMEKSFEPWLSWLLGGLIRKPYQKISNRTTFEVLNDITSNPRLIAVLCGQCGNYGLPPRESSFAAHAMVIGHFMEGGFYPHGGSPKIAERTLETLEKLGADIFVSSEVSEIVVEKNRVLGIKVKEHFIPCKSVISNIGVNNTFNYLLSEPQRKKCGFDLQSVEPSSAHLCLYVGLNKGDHELQLPKHNIWCYANEHISSNLTDITAESAASKFSYISFPSAKDPEWRKENPDKATIQAITAARYDWFKDYEEQPWLKREEAYLQIKKSFENSMLDRLYELVPQIKGHVQYTEVSSPLSTRHFTNYKNGEIYGLAHSPERFNLSFLRPYTKIKGLKLVGQDITLVGVGGAMLSGMLCAITILKFRIWKVFKAFNEPLP comes from the coding sequence ATGCCAAAAAACTATTCTAAATTCTCTCCTAACCTAGACAAGGGACCCTATGATCATATCATCATTGGCTCTGGTATAGGCAGCCTCACCCTGGCTACCATGCTTGCTCGCTGTGGCCGCAAAGTGGCCATATTCGAGCGTCATTACGTCCCGGGTGGTTTCACTCACGCATTCAAAAGGAAAAATGGATTCCAGTGGGATGTCGGAGTGCACTACATGGGCAACATGACCAAAAAAGATGGTTTAAGAAAGATCATGGATTTCTTAACCAACCATAGGTTGGAATGGGAACCCATGGGCGACATCTACGATGTGGTATACATAGAGGGAGACAAATATGAATTCCCGGCTGGAAAAGAGAATTTCAGAACCCAGATGAAGGGCTACTTCCCTGACGACTCTGAAGCCATCGATCAATACCTGGACCTCATTGATCGCACAAATAGAAAAGGTTCGGCTTTCTTCATGGAAAAATCCTTTGAACCCTGGCTGAGTTGGCTACTAGGCGGTCTCATTAGAAAACCCTATCAAAAAATAAGCAACCGAACTACCTTTGAGGTACTAAACGACATCACCAGCAACCCACGACTCATAGCCGTACTATGCGGACAGTGTGGAAACTATGGACTACCTCCTAGAGAGAGCAGTTTCGCAGCACACGCCATGGTCATTGGGCATTTTATGGAAGGGGGCTTCTACCCTCACGGTGGCAGCCCTAAAATAGCTGAAAGAACCCTGGAAACTCTGGAAAAACTGGGGGCAGACATCTTTGTTAGTTCTGAGGTATCTGAGATAGTTGTCGAAAAAAACCGTGTACTTGGAATCAAGGTAAAGGAGCATTTCATTCCCTGCAAAAGTGTAATCAGCAATATTGGTGTCAACAACACATTCAATTATTTGCTATCAGAACCACAACGAAAAAAATGCGGTTTCGATCTGCAGTCAGTTGAGCCCTCCAGTGCTCATCTTTGTTTGTACGTAGGACTGAACAAAGGGGATCATGAATTGCAGCTGCCTAAACATAATATCTGGTGCTACGCCAACGAACACATCTCGTCCAACCTAACTGATATCACAGCAGAAAGTGCTGCAAGCAAATTTTCGTACATCTCCTTCCCTTCTGCCAAAGACCCGGAATGGAGAAAAGAAAATCCCGACAAGGCCACCATACAGGCCATCACAGCAGCGCGATACGATTGGTTCAAAGACTATGAAGAACAGCCCTGGCTTAAACGAGAAGAAGCTTATCTGCAGATCAAAAAGAGTTTTGAGAATAGCATGTTGGATCGCTTGTACGAATTAGTTCCTCAAATCAAAGGACATGTACAATATACCGAGGTTTCTTCTCCTCTCAGCACCCGTCACTTCACCAATTACAAGAATGGAGAGATATACGGTCTGGCACATAGCCCTGAACGCTTCAACCTATCTTTTCTCCGTCCATATACCAAAATCAAAGGGTTGAAACTAGTAGGTCAAGACATCACGCTAGTAGGTGTAGGAGGCGCTATGCTGTCCGGCATGCTTTGTGCCATCACTATTCTCAAGTTCAGAATTTGGAAGGTTTTCAAGGCCTTTAACGAGCCTCTCCCTTAA
- a CDS encoding patatin-like phospholipase family protein — protein MKKVRILSLDGGGIRGIIPATIMCYVEKKAQEITDNPNLRIADLFDFSAGTSTGGILTCLYLCPGEDPEGPISKFTAEEALDLYVKYGYDIFNKSKVKWYDLKMMFDATQYSPRVLEKLAKERFGDKRLSQLLRPALITTYNLKTESTFFFSSREPESKKRDFYLRDVARSTSAAPTYFPPAKIKNLADPNQQMINLDGGVFANNPTMCAYAEVRDSKFGSLKEPSAKNMQILSIGTGGGNLKIKGVNDSQKWGILKWAENIPNIMMDGSADTVAYEIQSIFNSLESKELKEQYLRVDVPVELRDSYSSDMADASSKNIRKLQLAAEQTLKLQKPALDQLIGLLVEELKTEKAHT, from the coding sequence ATGAAAAAAGTAAGAATCCTAAGCCTGGATGGCGGTGGCATACGCGGAATCATCCCTGCCACGATCATGTGCTATGTCGAAAAAAAAGCACAAGAGATCACTGACAATCCCAACCTTCGAATAGCCGATTTATTTGATTTCTCGGCGGGTACAAGTACTGGAGGAATATTGACCTGCCTCTACCTCTGCCCTGGCGAAGATCCCGAGGGACCTATATCTAAGTTCACAGCAGAAGAAGCCCTGGACCTCTATGTGAAATATGGCTATGACATCTTTAACAAGTCCAAAGTCAAATGGTATGATCTGAAAATGATGTTTGATGCGACCCAGTATTCACCCAGAGTTCTGGAGAAATTGGCAAAGGAACGCTTTGGAGATAAGAGACTAAGTCAGCTACTCCGTCCTGCATTGATCACCACTTACAATTTAAAAACTGAAAGCACCTTCTTCTTTTCTTCACGAGAGCCAGAAAGTAAAAAAAGGGATTTCTACCTTAGAGATGTAGCCAGATCCACTTCAGCGGCCCCCACTTATTTCCCTCCTGCCAAAATCAAGAATCTGGCGGATCCCAACCAACAAATGATCAACCTGGATGGAGGTGTATTTGCCAACAACCCAACGATGTGTGCCTATGCTGAAGTTCGGGATTCGAAATTCGGATCTCTGAAAGAACCCTCGGCTAAAAACATGCAAATCCTATCCATCGGAACCGGTGGTGGCAATCTCAAAATTAAAGGAGTCAATGACAGCCAAAAGTGGGGCATTTTGAAATGGGCAGAAAACATCCCAAATATCATGATGGACGGAAGTGCAGACACCGTAGCCTATGAGATCCAAAGTATCTTCAACTCGTTGGAATCGAAAGAACTCAAAGAGCAGTATCTCAGAGTAGACGTACCCGTTGAGCTTAGAGATAGCTACTCTTCGGATATGGCTGATGCCTCTAGCAAGAACATCCGAAAATTGCAGCTTGCAGCTGAACAAACCCTGAAACTGCAAAAACCAGCACTAGATCAACTAATTGGTCTATTGGTAGAAGAGCTAAAAACAGAAAAAGCCCACACCTAA
- the ilvC gene encoding ketol-acid reductoisomerase — protein sequence MGNYFNTLPLREQLNQLGVCEFMDNSEFNDGVEALKGKKIVIVGAGAQGLNQGLNMRDSGLDISYALRQAAIDEKRASFVNASEAGFTVGTYEELIPSADLVINLTPDKQHTNVVETVMPLMKKGAALSYSHGFNIVEEGMQIREDITVIMVAPKSPGSEVRHEYQRGFGVPTLIAVHPENDPEGKGWAYAKAYAAATGGHRAGCLKSSFVAEVKSDLMGEQTILCGLLQTGSILCFDKMIEKGVDAGWAAKFIQYGWEVITESLKHGGVSGMVDRLSNPAKIKCFEISEELKDIMRPLFQKHQDDIMSGEFSSTMMKDWAEDDKNLLNWRALTGETNFEKTEAADVEITEQEFYDKGLLMVAMVRAGVELAYETMTEAGIKGESAYYESLHETPLIANTIARKKLFEMNRVISDTAEYGCYLFDHACKPLLADFMTKVETDIIGKDYNETVDGQVDNVTLIQINDKLRTHDIEVVGQRLRKAMTSMKQIALG from the coding sequence ATGGGAAATTATTTCAACACATTACCGCTAAGAGAGCAACTGAATCAGTTGGGCGTTTGTGAATTTATGGATAATTCAGAGTTCAACGATGGTGTTGAAGCTTTGAAAGGAAAGAAAATTGTAATTGTAGGTGCTGGTGCACAGGGATTGAATCAGGGTCTGAACATGAGAGATTCTGGTTTGGATATTTCTTACGCACTTCGTCAAGCAGCTATCGACGAAAAAAGAGCTTCATTCGTGAATGCTTCTGAAGCAGGATTTACAGTAGGTACTTATGAGGAGTTGATTCCTTCTGCTGATTTGGTGATCAACTTGACGCCAGACAAGCAGCACACTAATGTAGTAGAAACTGTAATGCCTTTAATGAAAAAAGGCGCTGCACTTTCTTACTCTCACGGTTTCAACATCGTGGAAGAAGGAATGCAAATCAGAGAGGATATCACTGTTATCATGGTGGCTCCTAAGTCTCCAGGATCAGAGGTGAGACACGAGTACCAAAGAGGGTTTGGTGTGCCTACATTGATCGCTGTTCACCCAGAAAACGATCCAGAAGGTAAGGGTTGGGCATATGCTAAGGCTTATGCAGCAGCAACTGGTGGACACAGAGCAGGTTGCTTGAAGTCTTCTTTCGTGGCAGAAGTAAAATCAGATTTGATGGGAGAGCAAACGATCCTTTGTGGATTGTTGCAGACTGGATCTATCCTTTGCTTTGACAAAATGATCGAGAAAGGTGTAGATGCGGGTTGGGCTGCCAAGTTCATCCAATATGGATGGGAAGTAATCACAGAGTCATTGAAGCATGGTGGTGTATCTGGTATGGTAGACAGATTGTCTAACCCAGCTAAGATCAAGTGTTTCGAGATTTCTGAAGAGTTGAAGGACATCATGAGACCCTTGTTCCAGAAGCATCAGGACGATATCATGTCAGGTGAATTTTCATCTACAATGATGAAGGATTGGGCTGAAGATGACAAGAACTTGTTGAACTGGAGAGCCTTGACGGGTGAAACGAACTTTGAGAAAACAGAAGCTGCTGATGTAGAAATCACTGAGCAGGAGTTTTATGACAAAGGTCTGTTGATGGTAGCTATGGTAAGAGCGGGTGTAGAGCTGGCTTACGAAACCATGACCGAAGCGGGTATCAAAGGAGAGTCTGCTTACTACGAGTCACTACACGAAACGCCATTGATCGCTAACACGATTGCAAGAAAGAAATTGTTCGAAATGAACCGTGTGATTTCTGATACTGCTGAGTACGGATGTTACCTTTTTGATCATGCATGTAAGCCATTATTGGCTGATTTCATGACCAAAGTAGAAACTGACATCATCGGCAAAGACTACAACGAAACAGTAGATGGACAAGTAGATAACGTGACTTTGATTCAAATCAACGACAAGTTGAGAACGCACGATATCGAAGTAGTTGGACAGAGATTGAGAAAAGCGATGACTTCCATGAAGCAAATTGCTTTAGGATAA
- a CDS encoding AraC family transcriptional regulator, with protein MSESKGIPIYSLDKFKPIAGSKFPYQVEVFDANRHFEVQYPHRHDFFEVLFLTQGSGIHVIDSNEYVVKPPCVFFLSPGQAHKLELSKDIAGYIFLFTAEFYLLDRSNKNKLLEYPFFFNLKQENPPLSLTNSSDVDFLISLFKKGCEVMEQEGSQEFANSLLDLILNTCERLYPHEQLAVEKGKGHLMVKRFRELIEEKYQLNLSVKEYADMLNVTENHLTHTVKLLTGKTSKELVFDKQVLEIKRLLKHTDLSVSQISLQLGFKDQSYFSKFFKKFTGQTPNAYRDESLKST; from the coding sequence ATGTCTGAATCGAAAGGAATACCGATCTATAGTCTGGATAAATTCAAGCCCATCGCGGGCTCGAAATTCCCATATCAAGTAGAGGTGTTTGATGCCAATCGACATTTCGAGGTGCAATACCCTCATAGGCATGATTTTTTCGAAGTATTGTTCCTGACACAGGGATCTGGGATTCATGTGATCGATAGCAATGAATATGTGGTCAAACCACCTTGTGTTTTCTTTTTGAGTCCAGGGCAGGCGCATAAGCTGGAGCTATCTAAGGACATAGCGGGTTACATTTTTCTTTTCACTGCAGAGTTTTATCTCCTCGATCGCAGCAATAAGAACAAGCTCCTAGAATACCCGTTTTTCTTCAATCTGAAGCAGGAAAATCCGCCTTTGTCCTTAACCAATTCAAGTGACGTTGATTTCCTTATTAGCTTGTTCAAAAAGGGCTGTGAGGTGATGGAACAGGAGGGGAGCCAAGAGTTTGCCAATTCGCTTTTGGATTTGATTTTGAACACTTGTGAGCGCTTGTATCCACATGAGCAACTGGCAGTAGAAAAAGGAAAGGGGCATCTGATGGTGAAGCGATTTCGTGAATTGATCGAGGAAAAATACCAATTGAATTTGAGCGTGAAGGAATATGCCGATATGCTCAATGTGACAGAGAATCATTTGACCCATACGGTGAAGTTATTGACGGGTAAAACCTCTAAGGAATTGGTTTTTGATAAGCAAGTGCTTGAAATTAAGCGTCTTTTGAAGCATACGGACTTGTCTGTCTCTCAAATATCCCTACAGCTGGGTTTTAAAGATCAGTCCTACTTTAGCAAGTTTTTCAAGAAATTTACTGGGCAGACTCCCAATGCCTATCGAGACGAATCGTTGAAAAGTACCTAA
- a CDS encoding DUF3857 domain-containing protein — MLQRFSLLIILLFSFVLVQAQSEWEKNRKPYDLAVDEQEYPLYYMYRAVHYDYKYDDKGSFVCDITYHEIAKVNNEEALQSKNKIYIPMTNVIDVLDIQSRTISASGKTTSLDQNDVKEVKDETKDSGYRIFAVEGAEIGSEIEYRYVKRVNGSVFENLNIQFPYPVKQFDFGLRCPENMEFEFQTINDSLSVQQVDTSETVNEYELSMESIPEFVSEEFSGGEAMEKRIDFKLAYNSNAGRKRLNTYPDAGKRIYESAIDYSKSETKLLKKLLDENNPSNLSAIDRFRLLEHVVKNKYYADKNAPADLEFLLTNGTAHERAFLKLFVGIAKQLGVDYEIVVTSDRTQTRFNEDFDSWSYLNDFLMYLPKTKQYMSPSAVNCRLGLIPGELTATYALFIKPTKIQDFVYPVTRVDYIPEQNYLTDQNNLDIKVQISDDFSSTKVQVDQAFVGNQAGFLKSAISWMDQERKDQMLDEMVRYISQEAKIEKVEVSELNDNYDAWMEPFVISAAFDTEGFIERAGPNFILKVGELIGPQSQLYQEKERKFPVENVSNRSYFREIVVDLPKGYSIQNLESINMNDVVREGDRVIYQFVSSYEIKDNQLYIEISEYYNQIYFPLNRFEEFRKVINAAADWNKVSLIFKRSS; from the coding sequence ATGTTACAACGCTTTTCATTACTTATTATCCTGCTTTTTTCTTTTGTTTTGGTTCAAGCCCAAAGCGAATGGGAAAAGAATCGCAAGCCCTATGATCTAGCTGTAGACGAGCAAGAATACCCCTTGTATTACATGTATAGAGCGGTGCACTATGATTATAAGTATGATGACAAAGGAAGTTTTGTTTGTGATATCACCTACCACGAAATCGCCAAGGTGAACAATGAGGAGGCCTTGCAAAGCAAAAACAAAATTTACATCCCGATGACCAATGTGATTGATGTCCTGGATATTCAATCTAGAACCATCTCTGCCTCTGGTAAGACTACCAGTCTTGATCAAAATGATGTCAAGGAGGTGAAGGACGAAACGAAGGATAGCGGTTATCGAATATTTGCTGTGGAGGGGGCAGAAATCGGTAGTGAAATTGAATATAGATATGTCAAAAGAGTAAATGGTTCTGTATTTGAGAATTTAAACATTCAGTTTCCTTACCCTGTGAAGCAATTTGATTTTGGATTAAGATGTCCTGAAAATATGGAGTTCGAATTCCAAACGATCAATGATTCTCTAAGTGTACAGCAAGTGGATACTTCGGAAACGGTAAATGAGTATGAGCTCAGTATGGAGAGTATTCCTGAGTTTGTATCTGAGGAGTTTTCTGGTGGGGAGGCAATGGAAAAAAGAATTGATTTCAAATTGGCCTACAATAGCAATGCAGGTAGAAAGCGATTGAATACCTATCCAGATGCAGGAAAGAGGATTTACGAATCAGCCATTGATTATTCTAAGTCAGAGACAAAACTGCTTAAAAAGCTACTTGATGAGAATAATCCATCTAACCTTTCAGCTATCGACCGATTTAGACTGCTCGAACATGTAGTCAAGAACAAGTACTACGCAGACAAGAATGCACCAGCTGACCTGGAGTTTTTATTGACCAACGGAACAGCTCATGAGCGGGCTTTTCTCAAACTGTTTGTGGGTATAGCCAAACAGCTAGGGGTGGATTATGAGATTGTAGTGACATCCGACCGAACGCAAACTCGGTTCAATGAAGACTTTGATTCCTGGAGCTACCTGAATGATTTTTTGATGTATTTGCCAAAGACTAAGCAATACATGTCTCCCTCTGCAGTCAATTGTCGTTTGGGCTTGATACCAGGGGAATTAACGGCTACTTATGCCTTGTTCATTAAACCTACCAAGATTCAGGATTTTGTATATCCAGTCACGAGAGTGGATTATATCCCAGAGCAGAACTATCTCACCGATCAGAACAATTTGGATATCAAAGTACAAATTTCGGATGATTTTTCCAGTACGAAAGTGCAGGTTGATCAGGCTTTTGTAGGTAATCAGGCTGGCTTCTTGAAATCGGCGATAAGCTGGATGGATCAGGAAAGGAAAGATCAAATGCTGGATGAAATGGTTCGATATATTTCGCAAGAAGCCAAAATCGAAAAGGTAGAAGTGAGTGAGTTAAACGATAACTATGATGCCTGGATGGAGCCGTTTGTGATTAGTGCAGCGTTCGATACAGAAGGTTTTATCGAACGGGCCGGCCCGAATTTCATACTAAAAGTGGGCGAATTGATCGGGCCCCAATCTCAATTGTATCAGGAGAAGGAAAGAAAGTTTCCAGTAGAGAATGTGAGTAACAGAAGCTACTTTAGAGAGATCGTGGTGGACTTGCCCAAGGGCTATTCTATTCAGAATCTTGAAAGCATCAACATGAATGATGTGGTGAGGGAAGGAGATCGCGTCATCTACCAGTTTGTGTCTAGTTATGAAATCAAGGACAATCAGCTCTATATCGAGATATCAGAATATTACAATCAGATATACTTCCCTCTGAATCGGTTCGAGGAATTCAGAAAAGTGATCAATGCAGCTGCCGACTGGAACAAAGTGTCTTTGATCTTTAAGCGCAGTTCGTAA
- a CDS encoding transglutaminase-like domain-containing protein, translating to MRRRIFIGLWLLCGFSAQAIDSSADFYTSEEELNDYRTRYPNENAVVTEMWRELRVVNSGDSLLIESTEFQEIIILNNPVAWSKDRVYSHSFSYVDEIEAYSLVPFKKKYKKYEVEEFKRSFDKDSYVFYDDTEWISFNYPQLVEGAKIVNKYTRQISDPHLLSSYFFMSHMPIEKIKFTIVADKGIELRHEVYENPGLSPEFEYNLKEYVNDEGQKVIEYSAENLDKIKMDEGSPSFSYLCPMIHVNIASYADKDGKVTQVLADLDDLHAWYRTFVDTLEVSEAVKTLSNSLLDGTESDYEKVQKIFEWVQGNVRYIAFEQGMRGFIPHSSDYVLSKRYGDCKDMSSLLVSMLRSVGLESYYTWIGSRDLPYRYSELASPSVDNHMIASVELGDELVYLDATGGFTPLGYLTSMIQGKEALVSKGKEEYEILEVPVIPKEKNLMIDTVYVRLQDGVLYGEGRLSLTGLVQVANSYKLNQKTQKGEEKYLQRLLSKGSNKFLLDSYEIEGLSELSKPITIDYEFNIADYTNSLMGETYVNLCLDKSASADFIQNRSSALENDYQYVNRSVTVFEVPEGYEVTYLPENSQLETDEFGYDIGYELKEGEIVCTKTFYVNTLIISPDRFESWNNAISAYANQLRNTTVLKLTN from the coding sequence ATGAGAAGAAGGATATTCATAGGCTTATGGTTGCTTTGTGGTTTTAGTGCTCAAGCCATAGATAGCTCAGCGGATTTTTATACATCCGAGGAAGAGTTGAATGACTACCGAACCCGATATCCTAATGAAAATGCAGTGGTGACCGAGATGTGGCGTGAACTGAGGGTGGTTAACTCTGGCGATTCGCTTTTGATAGAATCTACTGAGTTTCAAGAAATCATCATTCTCAATAATCCTGTAGCCTGGTCGAAGGATCGTGTGTATAGTCATTCTTTTTCCTATGTGGATGAGATTGAGGCCTATAGTCTCGTGCCATTCAAAAAGAAGTACAAGAAGTATGAAGTGGAGGAGTTTAAAAGATCCTTCGATAAAGATTCATATGTGTTTTATGACGATACAGAATGGATCAGCTTTAACTATCCCCAATTGGTCGAAGGTGCCAAGATAGTAAACAAATACACCCGTCAGATTTCAGATCCTCACTTGCTCAGCTCCTATTTCTTTATGTCTCATATGCCAATTGAGAAGATCAAGTTTACCATCGTAGCTGATAAGGGAATTGAGCTGCGACATGAGGTTTATGAAAACCCCGGTTTGAGTCCGGAATTTGAATACAACCTTAAAGAATATGTAAATGACGAGGGACAAAAGGTCATTGAGTACAGTGCCGAAAATCTGGACAAAATCAAAATGGATGAGGGCAGTCCATCATTCAGCTACTTATGTCCGATGATCCATGTCAACATTGCCTCTTATGCTGATAAGGATGGAAAGGTGACTCAGGTGCTTGCAGATTTAGATGACTTACATGCCTGGTATAGGACTTTTGTTGACACTCTCGAAGTAAGTGAGGCGGTAAAGACACTTTCAAATTCTCTGTTGGATGGGACTGAAAGCGATTACGAAAAAGTCCAAAAGATATTCGAATGGGTGCAGGGCAATGTTAGGTACATTGCTTTTGAGCAGGGAATGAGAGGTTTTATTCCTCATTCGTCAGATTATGTTTTGAGCAAGAGATATGGAGACTGCAAGGATATGTCCAGTCTACTGGTATCCATGCTAAGAAGTGTGGGATTAGAATCCTACTATACATGGATTGGTAGTAGAGACTTACCTTACAGGTATTCAGAACTTGCCAGCCCTTCGGTCGACAATCATATGATTGCCAGTGTGGAGCTAGGGGACGAGTTGGTCTACCTGGATGCCACAGGGGGATTTACTCCGCTCGGTTACCTTACGAGTATGATTCAAGGGAAGGAAGCCCTGGTGAGTAAAGGCAAAGAGGAATATGAAATTCTGGAAGTGCCAGTGATTCCCAAGGAGAAAAATTTGATGATTGATACGGTCTATGTGCGCTTGCAGGATGGTGTATTGTATGGTGAAGGCCGCCTTTCATTGACAGGCCTGGTTCAGGTCGCCAATTCGTATAAGCTCAATCAAAAGACTCAAAAAGGAGAGGAGAAGTATCTCCAACGCTTGTTGAGTAAAGGAAGTAATAAGTTTTTACTGGATAGTTATGAAATAGAGGGGCTTTCGGAATTGAGCAAGCCGATTACAATTGATTACGAATTCAATATTGCGGACTATACCAACTCATTGATGGGTGAGACCTATGTTAATTTGTGTCTGGACAAAAGTGCTTCTGCCGACTTTATACAAAACAGAAGTTCGGCACTAGAGAATGACTACCAGTATGTGAACCGTTCGGTCACAGTATTCGAAGTTCCTGAGGGCTATGAGGTGACTTATCTTCCAGAAAATTCTCAGCTTGAAACGGATGAGTTTGGTTATGATATCGGCTATGAATTGAAAGAGGGTGAAATAGTTTGTACCAAGACTTTTTATGTGAATACGCTCATTATATCACCAGATCGATTCGAAAGCTGGAACAATGCCATCTCAGCCTATGCCAACCAATTAAGAAATACTACAGTTTTGAAACTAACCAATTGA